A genomic region of Methylobacterium durans contains the following coding sequences:
- a CDS encoding NAD(P)H-dependent oxidoreductase has translation MKVLLIYCHPRPDSFSAALRDAAIEALTNSGHAVTLRDLYAEGFEPVLSETERGRYYAEDSDRGAVADHIAALQATDALVLVYPTWWFGLPAMLKGWIDRVWLPGIAFHLAGPGDLQPRLTNIRRLVVVTTYGSPRWLLWLIGWPDWRVFRQGIRPLCAPRCRLDWLALTGMDSCPPERRLRFIAMIKAKLAKI, from the coding sequence ATGAAGGTCCTGCTGATCTACTGCCATCCGCGGCCGGACAGCTTCAGCGCGGCCCTGCGCGATGCGGCGATCGAGGCTCTCACGAACTCGGGTCACGCCGTGACGCTGCGCGACCTCTACGCCGAAGGGTTCGAGCCGGTTCTCTCCGAGACCGAGCGCGGCCGCTATTACGCGGAGGATTCGGATCGAGGCGCGGTCGCCGACCATATTGCCGCGTTGCAGGCGACCGACGCCCTCGTCCTCGTCTATCCGACCTGGTGGTTCGGCCTGCCAGCCATGCTCAAGGGCTGGATCGACCGGGTCTGGCTGCCCGGGATCGCCTTCCACCTCGCGGGCCCCGGGGACCTGCAGCCCCGGCTCACCAACATTCGCCGACTCGTCGTCGTCACGACCTACGGTTCGCCGCGCTGGCTCCTCTGGCTGATTGGCTGGCCGGATTGGCGCGTGTTCCGCCAGGGGATCCGGCCGCTCTGCGCCCCGCGCTGCCGGCTCGACTGGCTCGCTCTGACGGGCATGGATTCCTGCCCACCAGAGCGACGGCTTCGCTTCATCGCGATGATCAAGGCCAAGCTCGCGAAGATCTGA
- a CDS encoding hemerythrin domain-containing protein produces the protein MDLWQLIGRDHETIAQLIRDIPYASTDPRLIRNRARLLGNLSDELKMHAAALEPALYAPLSRHEKTAALVEDLRRAHATFMQQLAVLAKVRRAGWLDRFEDTTFLVDQHLHRHLHELIPPARALLSSEEIEMATRAFVQAKLKALRAQRRGTFGSSEWMLTAAVGAAAAGIAYLAWQRGLIGAGARR, from the coding sequence ATGGACCTCTGGCAACTCATCGGACGCGATCACGAGACGATCGCGCAGCTCATTCGGGACATTCCCTATGCCTCGACCGATCCGCGGCTCATCCGCAACCGGGCGCGGCTTCTCGGAAACCTCAGCGACGAACTCAAGATGCATGCGGCTGCCCTGGAGCCCGCGCTCTACGCGCCTCTCAGCCGGCACGAGAAGACCGCAGCCCTCGTCGAGGATCTGCGACGCGCGCATGCCACTTTCATGCAGCAGCTCGCGGTCCTGGCGAAGGTGCGGCGGGCCGGCTGGCTCGACCGGTTCGAGGACACGACCTTCCTAGTGGATCAGCACCTGCATCGGCACCTGCACGAGCTGATTCCGCCGGCCCGTGCCCTGCTCTCCTCTGAGGAGATCGAGATGGCGACGCGAGCCTTCGTGCAGGCGAAGCTGAAGGCTCTGCGCGCGCAGCGCCGCGGGACGTTCGGATCGAGCGAATGGATGCTGACCGCGGCCGTCGGCGCGGCGGCAGCCGGCATCGCCTATCTGGCCTGGCAGCGCGGACTCATCGGCGCCGGGGCCCGCCGCTAG
- a CDS encoding DNA gyrase inhibitor YacG, with translation MGRDGVNSLPKKPAPCPICGRPSEAAFTPFCSARCADIDLGRWLSDRYVIPGEDEEEIDPPRRREE, from the coding sequence ATGGGGAGGGATGGCGTGAACTCCCTGCCGAAGAAGCCTGCTCCCTGTCCGATCTGCGGCCGGCCGTCGGAGGCCGCGTTCACACCCTTCTGCTCGGCGCGCTGCGCCGACATCGACCTCGGCCGCTGGCTCAGCGACCGCTACGTCATCCCGGGCGAGGACGAGGAGGAAATCGATCCGCCGCGGCGGCGCGAGGAATAG
- a CDS encoding Maf-like protein, which yields MDTSPALEASAATAAAGTAKAARLILASASPRRLALLQQIGIEPDGLLPADIDEAPRKSESPRELARRLAREKLAAAQDAARRRDDMRHAWILSADTVVAVGRRILPKAEIPDEAADCLRLLSGRQHRVYTAIALLSPKDGRRERIVESRVRFKRLSGREIQAYLASGEWRGKAGGYAIQGLAGAFVVKLVGSHSAVVGLPLYETSNLLDGEGFPVRERWGGMA from the coding sequence ATGGATACCAGCCCTGCGCTCGAGGCTTCCGCTGCGACCGCTGCCGCCGGAACGGCGAAGGCGGCCCGCCTGATCCTGGCCTCCGCCTCGCCGCGCCGCCTCGCGCTGCTCCAGCAGATCGGCATTGAGCCGGACGGGCTCCTGCCTGCCGACATCGACGAGGCGCCGCGCAAATCGGAATCGCCGCGCGAACTCGCCCGGCGCCTCGCGCGGGAGAAACTCGCCGCCGCTCAGGACGCGGCCCGCCGCCGCGACGACATGCGCCATGCCTGGATCCTGTCTGCGGACACGGTGGTCGCCGTGGGGCGCCGGATCCTTCCCAAGGCGGAGATCCCCGACGAGGCCGCCGATTGCCTGCGCCTCCTTTCGGGCCGGCAACACCGGGTCTACACCGCGATCGCGCTGCTCTCGCCGAAGGACGGGCGCCGGGAACGGATCGTCGAGAGCCGGGTCCGATTCAAGCGGCTCTCCGGCCGCGAGATCCAAGCCTACCTCGCCTCCGGCGAGTGGCGCGGCAAGGCGGGCGGCTACGCGATCCAGGGCCTCGCCGGTGCTTTCGTGGTGAAGCTCGTCGGCTCCCACAGCGCCGTCGTCGGCCTGCCCTTGTACGAGACCAGCAACCTTCTGGACGGCGAGGGATTTCCAGTCCGTGAGCGATGGGGAGGGATGGCGTGA
- a CDS encoding IS701 family transposase, producing MSSTSLESTLELWSTTLRQAKQRIRPLFAAPSVAASANAFLEGLLGGERRKTGWMRAEAAGDPGPWRQQAVLGRTHWDAEALRDVVRDYVLETLGSPDAVVVIDETGFLKQGRASCGVGRQYTGSAGKITNCQIGVFAAYVSDQGHAFIDRQLYLPKAWAGDPARRRTAHVPEAITFATKPQLALAMIERAIKAEVPFAWVAADSIYGVGEIELALRRAYKGYVLGVTGQHRFWSWDQNLDVAGTAEEIAKDLSKTDWIRLSAGSGTKGPRLFDWAYLPLATLPADALDAALDQSVWTRGLLVRRSLSDGSFSYFTTWCPAGTPVQTLVAVEGRRWAIEDAFETAKTELGLAHNESRSWHGWHRHVSLVMLAFAMLARVRRLANGTPPKTPLIAKLAGAVVHSGDPARGDAAGAAAH from the coding sequence ATGTCCTCAACCTCGCTCGAATCCACGCTGGAGCTCTGGTCGACGACACTGCGGCAGGCCAAGCAGCGCATCCGCCCGCTGTTTGCCGCCCCGAGCGTCGCCGCCTCCGCCAACGCCTTCCTGGAGGGCTTGCTTGGGGGTGAGCGGCGCAAGACCGGCTGGATGCGGGCTGAAGCTGCTGGTGATCCAGGCCCCTGGCGCCAGCAGGCTGTCCTCGGTCGCACGCACTGGGACGCGGAGGCGCTGCGGGACGTGGTGCGTGACTACGTCCTCGAGACGCTCGGCTCACCTGACGCGGTGGTGGTGATCGACGAGACCGGCTTCTTGAAGCAGGGCAGAGCCTCGTGCGGTGTGGGCCGGCAGTACACAGGCTCAGCTGGCAAGATCACCAACTGCCAGATCGGGGTGTTTGCCGCCTACGTCTCGGATCAGGGCCACGCCTTCATCGATCGTCAGCTGTACCTGCCCAAAGCCTGGGCCGGAGACCCGGCTCGAAGGCGGACGGCGCATGTGCCGGAGGCCATCACCTTTGCCACCAAGCCGCAGCTGGCGCTGGCCATGATCGAGCGGGCGATAAAGGCAGAGGTGCCGTTTGCGTGGGTTGCGGCTGACAGCATCTACGGGGTTGGCGAGATCGAGCTGGCGCTGCGCCGTGCGTACAAGGGCTACGTGCTCGGTGTCACGGGTCAGCATCGGTTCTGGTCCTGGGACCAAAACCTCGACGTCGCGGGCACCGCCGAGGAGATCGCCAAGGATCTCTCCAAGACAGACTGGATCCGGCTCTCGGCCGGATCTGGCACGAAGGGACCGCGCCTGTTCGACTGGGCCTACCTGCCGCTGGCCACGCTGCCGGCGGATGCGCTCGACGCCGCTCTTGATCAGAGCGTGTGGACGCGCGGCCTGCTCGTGCGGCGCAGCCTGTCGGACGGGAGCTTCTCCTACTTCACCACTTGGTGCCCGGCCGGCACGCCGGTGCAGACGCTGGTGGCCGTGGAGGGGCGACGCTGGGCCATCGAGGACGCGTTCGAGACCGCCAAGACGGAGCTCGGGCTGGCCCACAACGAGAGCCGTTCGTGGCACGGCTGGCACCGGCACGTCAGCTTGGTGATGCTGGCTTTTGCGATGTTGGCGCGGGTGCGCCGGTTGGCCAACGGAACGCCCCCAAAAACGCCGCTCATCGCCAAGCTCGCCGGTGCCGTGGTCCATTCAGGAGATCCGGCGCGTGGCGATGCGGCTGGCGCAGCGGCGCATTGA
- a CDS encoding class I SAM-dependent methyltransferase has translation MGFYERHIGPRLVRCVCGMADISAERKKVVPKATGTVLEIGFGPGLNLPFYDPARVTRVIGVDPNEPFLKLGEAQQRAARVPLEIRQAPAEQLPLDATSVDTAVVTFTLCSVQDPMQSLSELRRVLRPEGQVLFLEHGLSHEESVARWQRRLNPLWRPLAVGCNLIRPVLSSFQTAGFRITECEEYYLPRTPRPLGFLSRGRAQPA, from the coding sequence ATGGGCTTCTACGAGCGGCACATCGGACCGCGCCTCGTGCGCTGCGTCTGCGGCATGGCCGACATCAGCGCCGAGCGCAAGAAGGTCGTGCCGAAGGCGACCGGGACAGTCTTGGAGATCGGGTTTGGGCCTGGACTGAACCTGCCCTTCTACGACCCTGCGCGCGTCACCCGCGTCATCGGCGTCGATCCTAACGAGCCGTTCCTGAAGCTGGGCGAGGCACAGCAGCGCGCGGCCCGTGTGCCCCTCGAGATCAGGCAAGCGCCAGCGGAACAGCTGCCGCTCGACGCGACCTCTGTGGACACGGCTGTGGTCACGTTCACTCTGTGCTCTGTCCAGGATCCGATGCAGTCGCTCTCGGAGCTGCGACGCGTACTGCGGCCCGAAGGCCAGGTTCTGTTCCTGGAGCACGGCCTGTCCCACGAGGAATCCGTAGCGCGGTGGCAGCGCCGGCTGAACCCATTGTGGAGGCCGCTTGCAGTCGGCTGTAACCTCATCCGCCCTGTCCTGAGCTCGTTCCAGACAGCAGGGTTCAGGATCACCGAGTGCGAGGAGTACTACCTGCCGCGTACGCCCAGGCCGCTGGGCTTTCTTAGCCGGGGCAGAGCGCAGCCTGCTTAA
- a CDS encoding ketopantoate reductase family protein: MPRNILILGASYGSLLGTKLLMAGHNVTLVCRQKTADLINREGTEVRIKLRDEPEHRAIRSRDLPGTLDALPPEDVEVSRYDLVVLAMQEPQYNDHTIRVLMIKIAEARLPCLSLINMPPLPYLKRIPALAEMDLEDAYTNAGVWDRFEPGLVSLCSPDPQAYRPPGEGANVLHVGLPTNFKAAPFEDETHNQLLRELEADIDAVRLDGQDVPVKLKVFDSLFVPLAKWSMLLTGNYRCITLQEPQSIRDAVHSDLERSRAIYEHVDAIAQRLGADLKDQVPFAKYAKAAESLLNPSSAARAVASGAPYIERVDVLVNLISQQLGTPNPEIDQTVRTVDRRLGERVVAGGFGTD, encoded by the coding sequence GTGCCACGCAACATCCTGATCCTGGGAGCCTCGTACGGCTCGCTGCTCGGCACGAAGCTGCTGATGGCGGGTCACAACGTGACCCTGGTCTGCCGGCAGAAGACCGCCGACCTGATCAATCGCGAGGGCACCGAGGTCCGCATCAAGCTGCGCGACGAGCCTGAGCACCGCGCGATCCGCTCGCGCGATTTACCGGGCACCCTAGATGCGTTGCCGCCCGAAGACGTCGAGGTGTCCCGCTACGATCTCGTCGTCCTCGCTATGCAGGAGCCGCAGTACAACGACCACACGATCCGCGTCCTGATGATCAAGATCGCCGAGGCGAGGCTGCCCTGCCTCTCGCTCATAAACATGCCGCCCCTGCCCTACCTCAAGCGGATCCCGGCGCTGGCGGAGATGGACCTCGAGGACGCCTACACCAATGCCGGCGTCTGGGACCGGTTCGAGCCGGGGCTGGTCTCGCTCTGCTCGCCCGATCCGCAGGCCTACCGCCCGCCGGGCGAGGGCGCGAACGTTCTCCATGTCGGGCTGCCGACGAACTTCAAGGCGGCGCCGTTCGAGGACGAGACCCACAACCAACTCCTGCGCGAGCTGGAGGCTGACATCGACGCGGTGCGCCTCGACGGCCAGGACGTGCCGGTGAAGCTGAAGGTGTTCGACTCGCTGTTCGTGCCGCTGGCCAAGTGGTCGATGCTGCTGACGGGCAACTATCGCTGCATCACCCTGCAGGAGCCGCAGTCGATCCGCGACGCAGTACACAGCGACCTGGAGCGCTCCCGCGCCATCTACGAGCACGTGGACGCGATCGCCCAGCGGCTCGGAGCCGACCTGAAGGATCAGGTGCCGTTCGCGAAGTACGCCAAGGCGGCCGAGAGCCTGCTCAACCCCTCGTCGGCCGCCCGGGCAGTGGCGAGCGGGGCGCCGTACATCGAACGCGTCGACGTGCTGGTCAACCTGATCTCGCAGCAACTCGGCACGCCCAACCCCGAGATCGACCAGACGGTTCGGACGGTGGATCGTAGGCTTGGCGAACGGGTTGTCGCGGGCGGGTTCGGCACGGATTGA
- a CDS encoding MucR family transcriptional regulator — translation MSDTAEASSSNHLDQTVDIVSSYLSNNHASMADLPGLIASVHAAVAGLSLSAPASEPEIKLTPGQIKKSVRPDALISFEDGKSYKTLRRHLAIRGLTPESYREKWGLPRDYPMVSASYSEARSSLAKSLGLGQQRRKPATKATAAAEKVTEPAPAIKAPKAQSTRKKAAEVPAKPRSRRKAAEPALAE, via the coding sequence ATGTCTGACACTGCCGAAGCATCAAGCAGCAACCACCTCGACCAGACGGTCGACATCGTCTCGTCGTACTTGTCCAACAATCATGCATCCATGGCCGATCTGCCTGGCCTAATCGCGAGCGTGCATGCAGCCGTGGCGGGCTTGAGCCTGAGCGCCCCTGCGAGCGAGCCGGAGATCAAGCTGACGCCGGGGCAGATCAAAAAGTCGGTCAGGCCGGACGCGCTGATCAGCTTCGAGGATGGCAAGTCCTACAAGACGCTGCGCCGCCACCTCGCGATCCGCGGGCTCACACCCGAAAGCTACCGGGAGAAATGGGGTCTGCCGCGCGACTACCCGATGGTGTCGGCCTCCTACTCGGAGGCGCGCTCCTCGCTCGCCAAGAGTCTCGGGCTTGGTCAGCAGCGCCGCAAACCCGCGACCAAGGCCACAGCAGCGGCCGAGAAGGTCACAGAACCGGCGCCGGCGATCAAGGCTCCAAAAGCCCAGAGCACGCGCAAGAAGGCGGCCGAGGTGCCGGCAAAGCCGCGCAGCCGGCGGAAGGCTGCGGAACCGGCTCTGGCGGAGTAG
- a CDS encoding MucR family transcriptional regulator yields the protein MSDTKADERSEIDLTAEIVSAFVSNNSVPAAELPALLASVHGTLKGLARGTSQASADEVEKPTPAQIRKSVTPDALISFIDGKPYKALKRHLTRHGLDPYSYRQRYGLPADYPMVAASYAAQRSELARATGLGRGGARDADEEQAHTSGTRPEAAE from the coding sequence GTGTCAGACACGAAGGCGGACGAGAGAAGCGAAATCGACCTGACCGCCGAGATTGTCTCGGCGTTCGTCTCCAACAACTCAGTGCCTGCGGCAGAGCTGCCTGCTCTGCTGGCGAGCGTGCACGGCACGCTGAAAGGTCTTGCGAGGGGCACGTCTCAAGCCTCTGCGGACGAGGTGGAGAAGCCGACGCCAGCGCAGATCCGCAAGTCGGTCACGCCGGACGCGCTGATCAGCTTCATCGACGGCAAACCCTACAAGGCTCTCAAGCGCCACCTGACGCGGCACGGGCTCGACCCCTACAGCTACCGCCAGCGCTACGGCCTGCCTGCCGACTACCCGATGGTGGCAGCAAGCTACGCCGCGCAACGCTCCGAACTCGCCAGGGCCACAGGTCTGGGCCGCGGCGGAGCACGCGACGCAGACGAGGAGCAGGCCCACACGTCGGGCACCCGGCCCGAGGCCGCGGAGTAG
- a CDS encoding ParA family protein, with amino-acid sequence MHTILIAAQKGGAGKSTLAVHLGALAQQTGKTLLIDADPQGSLSFWHRRRSAPTPHLAKASAADVPEILNRAEQQGVNWVVIDSPPHNGSLIGSLMSRATLTLIPVRPGPFDLDAVGATLAMARSLKAPLACIINAAPPIKRGDTQVSTVAETRAVLMSMGAPVLPGQVSQRVSLSYALIGGQSVDEYEPEGRACAEVGAMWATISDLAHTFPRQARSSWQASSVPAWGVMGRA; translated from the coding sequence GTGCATACGATCCTGATCGCAGCTCAGAAGGGTGGAGCCGGCAAGAGCACCCTGGCGGTGCACCTCGGAGCCTTGGCTCAACAGACCGGCAAGACCCTCCTCATCGATGCCGACCCGCAGGGCTCCTTGTCCTTCTGGCACCGTCGGCGCTCCGCTCCGACGCCGCACCTGGCAAAGGCGAGCGCCGCAGACGTGCCCGAGATCCTGAATCGGGCTGAGCAGCAGGGCGTGAACTGGGTCGTGATCGACAGCCCACCTCACAATGGCAGCCTGATCGGATCCCTGATGAGCCGGGCGACCCTGACGCTGATCCCGGTCCGGCCGGGGCCCTTTGACTTGGACGCGGTCGGTGCCACGCTGGCGATGGCGCGCAGCCTCAAGGCACCGCTGGCCTGCATCATCAACGCCGCGCCGCCCATCAAGCGCGGCGACACGCAGGTGAGCACGGTGGCCGAGACCCGGGCCGTCCTGATGAGCATGGGTGCGCCCGTGCTGCCGGGGCAGGTTTCGCAGCGCGTCAGCCTGTCATACGCCCTGATTGGCGGCCAGTCGGTCGATGAGTACGAGCCTGAGGGTCGCGCCTGTGCAGAGGTTGGCGCGATGTGGGCGACGATCAGCGATTTGGCGCACACCTTCCCGCGCCAGGCTCGCTCCTCCTGGCAGGCGAGTTCGGTCCCAGCATGGGGTGTGATGGGTCGGGCCTGA
- a CDS encoding integrase produces the protein MPYDLKAPGCKVRKNPGGTIRLGWFATHQAVQAGFRPSVVRLPYSPDNPEHRKLIEATCLRLQAEMLAFLANGRREQPRFDGTVLSLSRRYQTDPASPFRRLKHNSQRADTYTLNLIEAAFGKRSLQALKLADFYRWYDEAKKPRSPGKPERVRRAWGIIKKLRELFAYGVMAELPECERLYAILRHARFAQPARRRVAMELAHVEAFIPQAIAMGRLSLALGTALQFETAMRQRDVIGEWAPIPNGAAAKPGEFALNGRRWGRGLTWEDLSRDLVIRKATTKTGAFAAHDLKLCPLVLDLLEQIPPEQRTGPLIIDEAASRPYAESAYGREWRIVARAAGIPNHVWNMDARAGAITEAEDAGADLDHIRSAAAHSQTSTTQRYSRGAVGKSRRVAEMRLAYRCLRNGS, from the coding sequence ATGCCCTATGACCTCAAGGCGCCCGGCTGCAAGGTCCGGAAGAACCCGGGCGGCACCATCCGACTCGGCTGGTTCGCGACCCACCAGGCCGTGCAGGCGGGCTTCCGGCCGTCCGTGGTGCGGCTGCCGTACTCGCCCGACAATCCTGAGCACCGAAAGCTCATCGAGGCCACCTGCCTTCGGCTGCAGGCCGAGATGCTGGCGTTCCTAGCCAATGGCCGCCGTGAGCAGCCCCGCTTCGACGGCACCGTCCTGAGCCTGTCGCGCCGCTACCAGACCGATCCCGCAAGCCCCTTCCGCCGGCTGAAGCACAACAGCCAGCGGGCCGATACCTACACACTGAACCTGATCGAGGCCGCCTTCGGTAAGCGCTCGCTCCAAGCCCTGAAGCTCGCCGACTTCTACCGCTGGTACGACGAGGCCAAGAAGCCGCGCTCACCCGGCAAGCCGGAGCGGGTGCGCCGCGCCTGGGGCATCATCAAGAAGCTGCGCGAATTGTTCGCCTACGGCGTCATGGCGGAACTCCCCGAGTGCGAGCGGCTCTACGCGATCCTGCGGCACGCCCGCTTCGCGCAGCCGGCACGCCGCCGCGTCGCGATGGAGCTCGCCCATGTCGAGGCCTTCATCCCGCAGGCCATCGCTATGGGCCGCCTCTCGCTCGCGCTCGGCACCGCGCTGCAGTTCGAGACGGCCATGCGGCAGAGGGACGTCATCGGCGAGTGGGCGCCGATCCCAAACGGCGCGGCCGCGAAGCCGGGCGAGTTTGCCCTGAACGGCCGCCGCTGGGGGAGGGGGCTCACCTGGGAGGACCTCTCACGCGACCTCGTGATCCGGAAGGCCACGACCAAGACCGGCGCGTTTGCCGCGCACGACCTGAAGCTCTGCCCGCTGGTGCTCGACCTGCTGGAGCAGATCCCGCCCGAGCAGCGCACCGGCCCGCTGATCATCGACGAGGCAGCCAGTCGCCCCTACGCCGAATCCGCTTACGGCCGCGAGTGGCGGATCGTGGCGCGCGCGGCCGGCATCCCGAACCACGTCTGGAACATGGACGCGCGCGCCGGCGCGATCACGGAAGCCGAGGATGCCGGTGCTGATCTCGACCACATCCGCTCGGCCGCAGCTCATTCGCAGACTTCGACGACGCAGCGCTACTCGCGCGGTGCGGTCGGCAAGTCGCGGCGGGTGGCGGAGATGCGTCTGGCGTACCGGTGCCTCCGGAACGGCTCCTGA
- a CDS encoding IS630 family transposase (programmed frameshift) yields the protein MSAAVALREDFNADDLRRLAKASRDAGQSRRLLALAEIYEGGSRTDAARIGVVGLQTVRDWVLAFNAAGPAGLINRKAPGNPAKLSDAQRQALAQIVESGPDPDRHGVVRWRLKDLAAWIYASFGVSLDESTVGRTVKQLGFRKLSARPRHHEQDPAALAAFKKNLPAEVRAIRARLPAGAAIEVWWSDEARVGQKNTLPRRWARRGSRPSAPKDQRTAHAYIFGAICPEKGKGAGLIMPRCDTAAMNEHLREISCSVEEGAHAVLILDGAGWHVAHDLVVPANITLLPLPACAPELNPVENVWQFLRDNWLGDRVFSSYEDIVEQCCQVWNRFIDQPWKIMSIGLRDWAYQL from the exons ATGTCCGCTGCGGTTGCTCTGCGTGAGGATTTCAACGCCGACGATCTTCGACGTCTGGCCAAGGCCAGCCGAGACGCGGGCCAGAGCCGCCGGCTGCTGGCGCTGGCCGAGATCTACGAGGGCGGCAGCCGCACGGATGCGGCTCGGATCGGGGTGGTAGGGTTGCAGACGGTGCGCGATTGGGTGCTCGCCTTCAACGCAGCTGGCCCGGCCGGGCTGATCAACCGCAAGGCCCCGGGCAACCCAGCCAAGTTGAGCGATGCGCAGCGTCAAGCGCTGGCGCAGATCGTCGAGAGCGGGCCGGACCCGGATCGACACGGCGTGGTGCGCTGGCGGCTGAAGGATCTCGCCGCCTGGATCTACGCCAGCTTCGGCGTGAGCCTGGACGAGAGCACGGTGGGCCGCACGGTGAAACAACTCGGCTTCCGCAAGCTGTCGGCACGCCCGCGCCATCATGAGCAGGACCCGGCCGCACTGGCAGCCTTCA AAAAAAACTTGCCAGCCGAGGTGAGGGCGATCCGAGCCCGGCTGCCGGCTGGCGCGGCCATCGAGGTGTGGTGGTCAGACGAGGCTCGGGTCGGCCAGAAGAACACGCTGCCCCGCCGCTGGGCGCGCCGCGGCAGCCGGCCCTCGGCGCCCAAGGACCAACGCACGGCCCACGCCTACATCTTCGGAGCGATCTGTCCCGAGAAGGGCAAGGGTGCCGGCCTCATCATGCCGAGATGCGATACCGCGGCGATGAACGAGCACCTCAGGGAGATCAGCTGCAGCGTCGAGGAAGGCGCCCACGCCGTGCTGATCCTCGATGGGGCGGGCTGGCACGTCGCCCACGACCTCGTCGTGCCCGCCAACATCACCCTGCTGCCGCTGCCAGCCTGCGCCCCGGAACTCAACCCGGTCGAGAATGTCTGGCAGTTCCTGCGCGACAACTGGCTCGGCGACCGCGTCTTCTCGTCCTACGAGGACATTGTCGAGCAGTGCTGTCAGGTCTGGAACCGGTTCATCGACCAGCCTTGGAAGATCATGTCCATCGGCCTGCGTGACTGGGCCTATCAGTTATGA